ACAGATACATATGAAAGGTGTCACCATCTTTTAACATGCATGCTAAGCAATTGATTTCAGATACAGACAAGGTGGATGCAGTGAAGAGAGCCATACTCGTATTGACTTGTGTATATGAACTTCATCAGAATGAGCTCCTGCATGTGCTCATGGAAGATTTCTTCCAGTGTTCGGCCCCATTCTTCCTCCAACCATGTCCTAAACTCCTGAATCACATGCACAAATTATGAAGTAAGAGCTTTTAAAATTCAACATCATTAAATTGGACTTAATTTAGAGTAAGAGTTCTCTGATTTGACCCACCTCCTGTCTGCCTCCTGGCATGCGGTGATGATCAGTCTGGTTACATTTTGTTGAAAATTCATCCTTCTTTACAGTCTAAAAATAACAGAATGACACATATTACAGGATGACCTACTTTTATAAGCTACTAACCTCAAATTAAAGTCGGATCTGTGTGAAGAAACATGCTCACAGTTCTAAAGAACTAATTTGTTGCACAAATGAGCCTTTATTATTGTGTAAGCCCTCACCTGTATGTCTCCCTTGTGGGGACCTTTGTGCCCGTACATACACTCCACAGTGGCCTTTTTACTCTCCCACATGTGGATACGGAATAGTGGCCTTCTTCTCATGGGATCCTCTACACGTGGATCGTGAGGTGGCAAATACATCCAGCCAATGATAAACAATCCGTccacctgaaagaaaaaaaaaatcattctgttgtgttttcttgctGATGCATTTGCAGCTAAATATTTTATTGTTCAGGTCAAAAAAATCTTTCAGGCAATGTTCCTTATCTTAATGAAAAATACTGATTAAGAAACTTACCACAACATTTAGCAATCCACCATAGGGCCCTATGTCAGGCTGCCATAGACCCAAGATGTGCCTGTATGGGTGAAGCACTGCAACAACAGAACAAAGAAGAAACAACAGCACACCATACTGATTAGTTTCTGCAGTGCTTCACCTGTGGTTTGGTTGGAGCTACACCGCGCACTAGAGTTAAGCACAAGAAGAGCTGTTAGAAGCCACAACTTCTTGATTAATGTCTGACAGGATGGAGTGTATGAAATGTAAACCCAAATGGAAAACAGTGTAAACTGAGTGTTCCTGTCAGGCCAATTCCTAAACGACACACAGCACACCAAATATCTGGCCTCTCGTTTCATACTTAATATGCAACAAACAGTGCTGAGTACAATTGTTAAGACAGGAGATGCATAACACTGCTACAAcagtccccacacacacactctgagaccaatgtacatacagtgtgtgtacacGTCTCTATAGTCCATGTGCTCGTAATCCGGGAGGAGCTTCATAAAGCGCCCAGACTTCACCCGTGGGTTGACACCTGCACAGGCACAACACAGGTATGTGTAGAGCAGCCTAAACCAATGGTGGCTTTAGTCCAACCATGGCTCTAATTAATGTATTGGTATGTTTTCTGCATAAGGAAAAATGCTTCCAACTCCTAGCTGATATAAACAAGTTGTTAATTCCCCCATGGACACATGAAAATATGACAGAATGACCCAGATGAGCAGCACAGAACCAAATTTATAATTAAATCAATTAACGTGTCAAACTGACGTTTAACATAGAGATCCTGGCTGGACACGCCTCCTGCTTCCATCTTCCTCAGATCCTCCTTCATGCCAAACTCTGCAGAGAAAatgttgaaaaaagaaaaatttattatatttatccAAATATTATATCAacacaaataacataaaattaGTAGCCACCACAGAGACAAATGCTGCAGTATGCAACAAAAGTACTGAAGTACCATTCTGTTTGATGTCAAATTGCTCAACGAACTGCATCTGTTGTTCAACAAAATGTATATCACCAAAACCAACATCATCACCTCAGACTCCAGTAGGAGGGAAAAAAGTATCCAGAGAGGTAAAAGAAATCTAGCCATGGTGCGAGTGATGTTATGGATGAAAGCAGACTTTAAGGTTGATGATGTCTCATTGAATATGTGGTCCCTCTATAATAATTAGTGCTGTCCCAAATAGAGTTTTGGGATTTGTCAGTTTGGACATCATTTGCCACAAATATCCTAACTTTTGGCTATTATGTGTTCTGTTAGCATTTAACTAGACAAGACAGATACCCTAAGCTGCCTACTGGTCTCACACAGTCaaactatacacacacaaaatgatttGATGACAAAAATGATCTCTTTCTCACCATTGGCCACTATATTTTATTCTGAAGGCCTATGGTGCTCCCCTGGAGAGGGTTGGGGCTTTTCCTCATTATTTTGTAATTTCTACATAACATTTACACCATGTAGTTGTTTTGTCATAGATTCAAGAAGTGGGTAACCATTACAATATAATAATTGTCAAGGCCTACAAAGCTGCATCAACAATCAACATAAGCCTAATATGGGCCTAGGAACAGTAAGAGGCCTTGATCTATTTTTGACCAGCGAAGTGAAGACGGGGTAAAAGGTAGTTTATTTTATGGTTCCCGTTTAGATCAATAGAAATGCTTTTAAGGTCAACGCAATTCCgtgaaagcagagctgacacATAAACCCTGGCAACACGGAGGGATATGATAGCTTTATCCGCCTGTCTGCAGTTATCAAGTAAGGCTAAAATCATCTATGTCCAGAAATTGTTGTATGTACCTTCCATGCACCGCCTTCTCCAGATGGTTTCCGTGTTTAGGATTTGTCTGAATTTCTTGCAGACGAGGGCAACACTTGGTAGAACTGTTCCAGGCAGCAAAGAGAATATTTCTACTAAAAGCTCCGGTGGTAATTCCGCTAATGACTGAGGGTGTGTGGGTCCCGTGCTGCTGCAATCCAGAGACCTTCCTCTGTTGACATGACCGCTGCCATGTTCACAAGCGTCACTCGGCCCTGCAGTAGCGACGCCGCGCTCCGCCGGGCCTCCGCAGCCACCTGCGTCGGTTTGCCTCTGGGCCACgatcctctcctcttcttcctcgtcCATGTCCGAATCGCTGCCTTGATCCTGCTGGTTATTCCGCTGTCGCCTCCGGCACCGCCGAGACTGACCCACTCCGCAGAGCCTGGCACAAACAGCCATCCGTAGTCACCAAACAGGCAACATTACATCACTACAATACATATCtatcagctgcagtctgactcGCCTCCTCCTGCCGTCGCGAGCATGGGCAGAAACATTCTCTCCCACGTCATATTGCACTAAGTACGTAAAGAGCGTCAATACGTCGCCCAGCtttatgtactgtatatttataCGTACGGTTAGGAGTGGCAGGAGAAAAATGTGGCGCTGCTGTCTCTCACAGTTCGTAGAGGCTTCTACTTATGAGACCAAAATAATTGGTGGTCTAGCATATAAACATAATATGTCATTGTCATCAACGCAAGTGGTTGCAAACTTTGCATTAAATCATGCTCGGTAATTGgagttttaaaacaaacaaaacttaaAACAAAGTACAAAGAATGTAATAAAATGAGCTTTAGTACGATAATTACAGTCATGTATAAATGTGGTAacaggggagaaaaaaacatacGAGCCAGCCAGGagtcgaacctagaatcttctgatccgtagtCAGACGCGTTATCCATTGCGCCACTGGCCCGCGTTGAAGTTGTTTCCGTACCACGTGGACTGATTTCCTTCACCTGCCAATCACATTGCTGAGTACTACCACGAATTTACCACaaattgaccaatgacagacCGGTTCGCGACTGAAATTGGCCATTCCAAGCTTCGGATCGAATGTTCGAGGTGGAGAATGGTCCCTATGGACTACGCCATTCCATTTCCCGAGCTTTCTTTTACATGCGGTCTGTTTCCGAGGGACATCGCAATCTGACGGCTATCCTCAGGACAATTTATCTCAGCGACCAGTTAGCAAGGGCAAATTTTGTTTGCAGAAAATTTCGATTGTGtttcaaagttttttttaactggacTTGTAAAATTGTCTTGAAGgcgtttcgctgctcctccaagcagcttcatcagtgtAAAGGACCAGCAAAAGTTTATTTGAAGTCTTTACCAGTGGTGCGGAAAGGGTGCTGCACCCCCTGTTGGCGAAGCTTTTAAACGACATGACaattaaattattatataaataattgtggtttattatataaatatctTCGTTTCTGTTCTATAACATTTTTTATGTCGTGTTTGGGCTGTGGGATTAAGAGGTTGATAACTAGTAATTCCATCTTCAATGATTATAGGTCAATCAGATTTGCCTTTTTGACGCGATTGTGATTCAGCCTAGCATGCATGCACATTCAGCCACAAGAAAATAACGCAATGTCTTAAGAGAGAATTAAGGACTTTTTTCAGCCGCCCAACCAGAAAAACCCGGGAACTAATGAAAGTTATGAGTATTACGTTGCATTTTATGTATCTCCTGATGGTATATAACACACTTATTGCTGTAGTCTGTTGGGCCTACATGCTGGTTTATGACTTCTAACTAACTGGTACTGTGCAGAGACAatgagagagcagcaggaacAAGGAGCAGACAGCCAGGAGAGGGGCAGAGGCAAATCTATTTTATTCAATCCTGTCCCTCTTGGGGTTTTTTCATAGTAGTCAACAAGtgagcagattgcatttatcccGTTCGCGTCATTTCAGTGCCAATATTAACTGGCATAacgggattcgaaccggcgcttTCATGTGCGCTTTACTCTTGAGGTCCTTCCCTGTTGGCCGAACAAAATCCAAACTCGCGTTGTATTTGGCCAATCAGAAACCACCGTGCTAGTACGAATTGTGATAGCCAATCACATTTTTTTGCGCCTTCCTATATTTGTCCAATGGCAGTCGACGTTAAACTGTCAGTTTCATGTATAAACTCTCCTATAATGTTGCTCATTTATAGGCGCATCTATTTACATCAtgttagcattttttttacttaaagcAGGTTTAGGAAAACTGGAAACCAGTTCAACCAGCGGGACAACAAATGACCGTCTTGCTCACATTACCTAATTATTATTAGTCATTCAATAACAGGAAATCCAAAATATGACAATTATAAACTCACATCTTGTGACAACAGCCAGGGTAAAGTTTACTTATGTTTGGTATATATGAGGATTTCGCTGCAGAATTCAAATACAGAGTACCCGCCATACGAGTTATATTTTTCCTGTATATAAAAACtttgacaaaataataatgtttgacTCCTGTTAGAATGAACTAAATGTTGctgcagtagtagtagtaacgTCGTATCTGGGTAGTTTTGTGCATTGGTCAGTAGTAGCTACAGACACACTGAGCCTGTGTCCCCACATGAGTGAGGAACACACTAAGGCAAGGGCTCATCTCTCGCGAGGAACGACGCCATTATCGGAATCTCTACAAACAACACGAGAATTCATCATTCACACGGTAATATACCCCAATGTTACACGGTACTTGTGTTTTGTGCGAGGAAGGGGAAGGAGCCGaatcaaaataacatttaatttgCAGTTTCTTTACTATTCAGGATTCTCCGATAGATGTTAGCGGCCTTCAGGCCCGACTACTATCATGCTAACCGCCACGCTAGCTTAAATAGCATATTTACACTGCTTTAGCTTAAACATTAGCGCGCAAGCTTACAAATCCGATTTTGAAGCgccagctaacattagctattAGCTATGTGCTACTGATTAGGCTAGTTATCTTTTGCAAAACAAAGGTTCTGCTCAAACACAGCAGTATTAGTGGTTACTCGTACGTATGCAATAACATTGTATAAAACACAGCTAGGAAAATCATCATCGCTGTAATTTTCCTCGTTTATTTGTCCATGCTAACAATGCTAGCAGACCCCCGCCCAGTTAACTAGCCACTAAGTAAACCGTGGAACCAAATTGTACGTGCTAGACAAGATAGTGATGTGACTTTACTAATTGCACTGAGACTCTATTAAAGCTTTGTGATGTATTTACGGTTATATTGGCTACATAGCAATCTGAAAATGTTCACACAATCATTGTCCTTTTCCATATAGGTTTTCTCTTATTAAAGCTAGCAGTAGCTATTGCTATCAAATACTTAAATTTTTACATTCAAGGGCAGCTGTCCTGCGTAAAAGTGACATTTGTTAAATTGTTTAAACTAATCTGCTTTCCAGTGGGTATACTGTTTTTCCATAAATGAAAGGAATTCATCAGGAGAAGGCTGACACATTATGTTTCTGGATATCATTCTTTTCTCATATCTCGTATCTAATACTATTTTGACTACGTATATGCACAAGGAAAATATAATGAATCCACAACCATACAGATGCAAACATAAGCATTACATTGACATAGTGCAACCAGTGCAGTTCTGCATGACATACAATATAGATGTTTATCAATACTTGGTATACATATAATATTCATTGTATATGGAGTTGACAGAAATTGACGGTTAAATCCGGTCATATGTAATCAAGTGAGATGGTGGTTATGATATCTGTGAAGGAAGGTTTAACTGTGAGGGTCTTGAGTAAAAGAAGCAGTCAGGTCTGTACAGTGAATGCAGTGTGCATGCTTCTGTCACTGTCAAACTAGTGCTTTGTGGTTACTGAGTAAAATTAAAGCAATAGTAGCCCTGATTAAACATAGAAATTATTTGTTCACTTtacaaagaacaaacatggaagGTCAAAAATTCccattgttttttaaagattgTTATCAAATATGTACATTTTTCCATGTATTCAGTGAACAGTGAGTAAATCATATATGATTATCTATTTATCTATCTCAGTTGTGAATGATGGCTGAACAAGAGTTGGACGAAATTGTCCAAATAACAGTGGAGGATTTTAACCAGGAGGACCGAACAGGTAAGATTCTTGTGCAGAATTATGAGCATAACACATCCAATAATGCTCGAAGTCTAACAAGAAGTCTGTTGTATGTCAGATATGCTGGACAATCacgaagaagatgaagaaaggcctcaaaagaaaaaaagaaaattgagCAATAGCCAGGAGAATAATAACAGCAATCAAGACATATCTTTTATCAAGGTACAAACTCGGTCCTATATAAAATTAATACATATAattaactaaaaactaaaaaagatcatttttttctgttttcagaacCTGTTGATTTCCTTCACTGGATCTGTCAGCCAGCGACTGGAGGGAATCGAGTTAAAGCTGCAATCTCTGGATGCTACCTGCAAAGCCCTTGGACGAAAGCTAGACAGCATGGTACCCTGTGCCAGGAGTCCTATCCAAATTCCCATGGTTGCAGGATCACCTCAGGGGGCAACTCAAACTTGGAACAAAGTGCGATGGTAAGCTCTAAATGTTTCTTCACCAGCCAATCAAATAGAAGAAAACGCCAGCGTGAATGTAGTTCTTTTAGACTGAATTAATTAACGTTTTCATTCTGACTGTACCTAGTCACCTGTGTGTTTGGATTTTTCTCAGTGTcgttccacaaacaaatgtgatAGTGAGCAGTGAACATCCAAAGAGCTCAAGCCAGGAAGACAGTCCACTGGAGAACCTGCTAAACAAGTGAGTGGTTCATTTTCACAGTATAATAGCAATGTAATTAAAATATAGCTTACTTAGTTTCTTCATTCCAGGCAAGCATGTAACTGTATTACAGAACAGGCGTGTTCATGCATTAAATACAATTTCTTCACTTTGCAGCACAGTGGCCAAGAGGCGACAAAACACAATCCTGGTCAAGGTGCCAGGACCAGAGGAGAGTCAGGAGGAGCAGGATAGTGGCTCAGAGGCCAGTGACTCTGTTTCCAATGGTGTCCAGTCTAGCAATGCACAAAATGGCCAAAATGTCACACTCATCACGCTGAATTCAGAAGGTATGACTCCATGTTGGTCTTATAGACTGAGAAGTACATTTGTATGTTATTCCTTTTATTGCCTTTCAGTCTGTCTAGGAAAGCTACAGCTGTAACTTGGTTTTAGAACCTGTTTGGGCATAAAGTATAATTACAGGCTTCTGTGCTTAATTTCTGCTATAAGACAAAACTGTTTTACTTCACAACAGCAAGACTTCCTTTgctatgtttatatatttatttccaACTCTTTTTGTGACTTTCCCACCCCAATTGGGTCATCAAAGTAAAACACCAATGCACATGAATTACAATGTGCAGCAAGGCCATCTGTGTCAACtctctaaaaaaaacattttgattaGGCCTGCTAATAATTGAACTGCTTATTGAATGTGGCtctttcagctgatcttcataTGGACTGGAAAGCAAACACTGCTGATGTGTcttgctggtgtctctgtggttCTCCTTCAGACTGAATTGATACATGCTCTGAGGGTTCATTCATGTTTTCAGTAGCTTCAGTAAGTGGTAGTGGCTATGCCCAAAAAAGAATAGTAAGTTTTTAACCGTGCAAACCTAAATGTTTTCCTCATTGGTATTAAATTTATTGTGATTGTTTGTTGGGTATTTTTAGTGGATGGTAAGATCTTGATTAACTTCAAAGGCCAactatttttcatttatttgcaGCTCTGGGTTCTTGTTGTGTTAGTCAGCATTTGCCAGAGGGTGCCATGTGTCTTACTCATTGTTTATGTGGTGAACTTAACAGCTAACATATGCTGTATGAGTGAATGGCTAAACAGCATATTCTGGTTTGTATACATTTGTTTTGCCCAGACATTTGTCACTTCTTATTTACTACCACATGGGTGTGCTGTTGTGCTACACAAATTATTTCCAAATTTGCGTAGTATTTGTCTGCTTGGGCAGTAATACCCTTATAGAATGGATACAGTTTGCTTTTTTACACAGAAAAGTAATAAAGTAAAACCTAATGCAAAAGAGAATTagactgttttaaaaaaaatgttccttctctgtttctttAGAAGACTATCCAGAGGGAACGTGGTTGGGAGATGAGAACAACCCAGAGATGCGAGTTCGCTGTCCAGTGT
This window of the Parambassis ranga chromosome 6, fParRan2.1, whole genome shotgun sequence genome carries:
- the fbxo31 gene encoding F-box only protein 31 isoform X2; translation: MAVCARLCGVGQSRRCRRRQRNNQQDQGSDSDMDEEEEERIVAQRQTDAGGCGGPAERGVATAGPSDACEHGSGHVNRGRSLDCSSTGPTHPQSLAELPPELLVEIFSLLPGTVLPSVALVCKKFRQILNTETIWRRRCMEEFGMKEDLRKMEAGGVSSQDLYVKLLHPYRHILGLWQPDIGPYGGLLNVVVDGLFIIGWMYLPPHDPRVEDPMRRRPLFRIHMWESKKATVECMYGHKGPHKGDIQTVKKDEFSTKCNQTDHHRMPGGRQEEFRTWLEEEWGRTLEEIFHEHMQELILMKFIYTSQYDNCLTYRRIYLPPAMPSDLLQPGLFKGTYGSHGLEIVMFSFHGKFARATKLTGDPNVPAGQLTLDVDLSRPVVLPELDQQRNIEEVSRLVLGIHEQAQREMEPQSSGTSATVKTAEGACDDAGASGGDGMETDHGACSEGCLSGPSSSKTNPPESQPFVLPLGVMARNEVYPRTCRKCFYGTGLIAGHGFTSPERTPGLFVLFDEDRFGFIWLELKSFSLYSRLTDHLAHAHAPSMERFEAMLRNMQSWTS
- the fbxo31 gene encoding F-box only protein 31 isoform X1 encodes the protein MAVCARLCGVGQSRRCRRRQRNNQQDQGSDSDMDEEEEERIVAQRQTDAGGCGGPAERGVATAGPSDACEHGSGHVNRGRSLDCSSTGPTHPQSLAELPPELLVEIFSLLPGTVLPSVALVCKKFRQILNTETIWRRRCMEEFGMKEDLRKMEAGGVSSQDLYVKRVNPRVKSGRFMKLLPDYEHMDYRDVYTHLLHPYRHILGLWQPDIGPYGGLLNVVVDGLFIIGWMYLPPHDPRVEDPMRRRPLFRIHMWESKKATVECMYGHKGPHKGDIQTVKKDEFSTKCNQTDHHRMPGGRQEEFRTWLEEEWGRTLEEIFHEHMQELILMKFIYTSQYDNCLTYRRIYLPPAMPSDLLQPGLFKGTYGSHGLEIVMFSFHGKFARATKLTGDPNVPAGQLTLDVDLSRPVVLPELDQQRNIEEVSRLVLGIHEQAQREMEPQSSGTSATVKTAEGACDDAGASGGDGMETDHGACSEGCLSGPSSSKTNPPESQPFVLPLGVMARNEVYPRTCRKCFYGTGLIAGHGFTSPERTPGLFVLFDEDRFGFIWLELKSFSLYSRLTDHLAHAHAPSMERFEAMLRNMQSWTS